The window TTTTTTCTGATTTTTATGCATAAACTTATCTTCCTGAGTGGGTAAAACTCCTTGTAGAAAACTTAAATGCCTTTCAGCATCCTGTCTAAATTCAAGGTCAGCTAAGGCTTTTTTATATTGACCGGAAGCAAGTTCATAAACCAATTTATCATTAAAATCCACCTTGCTATCCTTTTGATTGATACAACGTTCCGCAGATGCTTCATAAGCCTCACCCAAAGCTATCCAGCCCAGTCCGTAAGATTTATCAATGGCTAAGACTTTCCTGGCATAAGAGCGGGCGCTGACAAACCGGCCCAAATCTTTATAGCACCGGCTTATCTCAGCCATGACTTTCTTGTTATCCGGTTGAATTTGCATAATGGACTTAAACTGAGTTATCGCATCATTAGATTTATCCAACCTACTATAAGCATTTCCGACGTATTCCATTGCGGCTATGTCATTAGGGACCAAGGTCAAAAATTCATGGAAGCGCTCAATCGACTTTTCAAATTCTTCAACCTGCTCGAAATATAGTTTCCCCAGGTCAAAACGTACCTGACTATCCTGAGGATCCCGCTCTCTGATTTTTTCTTTTTCAGCAATGAGCGCATCTATATCGCCGCTCCTGCTAATCAAAGCAGTTTTCTTTTGCTGAGCCTCCATATTGTTGGGGTCGATGGCGAGGATTTTGTCATAAGCAGCAATCGCATCTTCATCCTGCTCTAACTTTACATAAAGTGAAGCAAGCTGATTCCAATCATCTACAGACTCGGGCTTTTGCTCCACAACTTTTTTATATCGCTCAACGGCTTCTTCTGTGAGCCCCCGGTTTGACAAGAGATACCCAAGCATCTGATGTAAATAAGTATATTCCGGATATTTTTCAGCACCTAACTCAAAAATAACCTGGGCGCTATCCGGGTCACCGCCATTCAAGTAACTATTGCCCAAATAGCGATAGGTTTTTGCCCCAAATTTATTTATTGTGTCAAGCTTGGCTACGTTCCAAAAATGTTTTTTTGAGCTGTCGTATTGTTTGTTCTTATAATTCTCGAATCCGAAACTCCAACTTTTTAATAACTCAAATTCGTATTTTTTTCTGGCAGCTTCAGCGTCAACTTCGCTGTTATTTTTTCCTTTCTTTTTCTTCCTTTGAGCAAAAGAATCCTCCACTGTGGCAGTAGCCCCCAATACTAAAATCAAAATCAACCCAACACAGTTTATTAATTTATTGGTGATCCAATTTTCTTTTCTCACTTTCAATACCTCCGCGTATTTTGTAATTTCAAGCTTTTATCAAAAAAAAAATGTTTCGAATTAGGAGGAACGTCAACACCTTAAGTGAAAACTTTAAGAAAAAATTGCTTAAAATGCAAGTGAATTGTTACAATTAATTTATCGCCGGCGCAGAAACCACTTTTCACCGACTGTAATGCTGCCGGTGAAACGGATTACATTTTCACGAAACGGGTTCTGTGAGGAGGAGCCTCGTCTGCCTGTCTCCAATGCCAGATCTAGACGGCCCGCACTCCATTTGATTGGCAAGCCTAAACCGATTGTGGCAAAAATTTCGGTTACTTTTTCACCGACTGGCTCCTCTAAGCCCAAAATTTTATAGTAAATACCTGCTCTCACCGCCATTCTACTAAAATATGAATCTCTAAAAGAGCCTCTTCCCGAATACTCTAGTCCGAGTGCAATTCTTTGACTATCGTTATTAAATTGACTGTCATTATTGAAGCCTTCATTACTAACTTCACTCCATTGTTCTTTGTAGTAATCAATCCCGACCAACAGTTTTCGCCCTAGACCAAAGGAGGTACCGACTCCAAACGCCAAAGGTAATTCAATATCACTCGTAGAAACATTTGGAAACTCCGCAACACTCAAGTTAAGTGAGTTGTCTGCATTTAAAGTAACTCCGGGTGTAAGAACGCCGGCTAAACTCCAATTCGACAAAATTTTGAAGATAACTCCCAGTCTGACATTTAACCCGGTAACGCTTTGGCTCAGTTCAGCTTGAGTATCTAAAAAATCGGGCGAAGTAAAATCGACACGCTGAATATTTCTTAGAAGTCCAAAATAAAAAAGTCCGGTTGCACCTAAATAGAGTCTATTAAACGGCCTGATAGATAGGCTGAGGAACCCTGTGCTCAAGCCCCCGTCATATGAAACGGTCTCCAAGCGGGGGTTTCCATCAGATAAAATTTCATCTGTGAATGAAACTTCAATAGAACTATACGGATTGAGCCCTAGTGAAACAGCGACTCTATTCTGTTTAAGAGGTATCACAAATTGCACCCCCGAAACATTGGTATCTGTAATTGAAGCCTCCTGTGAAGAATTTTTTAGATCGGCCACAGAATGCCGAAAGTTACCCGAAATAGTGCTAAGAGGCAAGGCACTCAAACTTGCGGGATTCAAAAAGCTTACAGTTAAGGCATCTGTCAAAGCGAGACCCACACCTCCCATGCCAGTACTCCGGCCGCTAACAAAATAGCTCACAAGTCCGATTCCTTGTGAAGAGTAGAATGACTGTGCCTTGAGGGAATTAAGGTTAGTGCCAAAAATTAGAAGCACTAAGAAAACTATACTTTTACTTTTATTACATAGCATTGATTTTCTCATTTTTTAAGGAATTTTCGGAGAGGTTGTGAAATCAATTTGCAATCTTGCGCTTGCTGCAGAGTCCATTGCAGTAGACCGAAACGCGACCCTGGCTACGTCCAGACCCGGAGTTGCCGATCTGATTAAAAAGCCGTTATTATCAATTCGATTATTAACCCATAATTGAATAAGGCTTCTTATTGGAATTGTAACCGTGGTCATATCTCTGGTAATGAGTGGAATTACAAGAGGATCTACTGAGATAGTGCCAAGCTCAACTGACTCAGGTGACTCAAACGGTGTATCTAAACTAATCATTTGAAGTATGAATGGATCTTCACCTATGAT is drawn from candidate division KSB1 bacterium and contains these coding sequences:
- a CDS encoding tetratricopeptide repeat protein, yielding MRKENWITNKLINCVGLILILVLGATATVEDSFAQRKKKKGKNNSEVDAEAARKKYEFELLKSWSFGFENYKNKQYDSSKKHFWNVAKLDTINKFGAKTYRYLGNSYLNGGDPDSAQVIFELGAEKYPEYTYLHQMLGYLLSNRGLTEEAVERYKKVVEQKPESVDDWNQLASLYVKLEQDEDAIAAYDKILAIDPNNMEAQQKKTALISRSGDIDALIAEKEKIRERDPQDSQVRFDLGKLYFEQVEEFEKSIERFHEFLTLVPNDIAAMEYVGNAYSRLDKSNDAITQFKSIMQIQPDNKKVMAEISRCYKDLGRFVSARSYARKVLAIDKSYGLGWIALGEAYEASAERCINQKDSKVDFNDKLVYELASGQYKKALADLEFRQDAERHLSFLQGVLPTQEDKFMHKNQKKARGECYKWIY